One stretch of Meiothermus sp. QL-1 DNA includes these proteins:
- a CDS encoding HD-GYP domain-containing protein: protein MVSVFYLPGGYQVFTFLFMIPWVWQDGWRSLRWAVPFMGLLVLAQHLYARVSLEPENLLVTLLPGYAAIGFIAWLRERDWRNKRELEESLRYMNLLEEGSLSISMAADPLELTENAMTALHNLGIAPHLAFVRFREGRPVVVSARGALERYRGRHLPQQKLSSLASLTDTFVVGNYLEGIPESVGWSTAAVPISARQKRPLGVVILAREGSKPFQPKEKAAANSLARIMGAQLGQMEALKQLEDAYDGTLRALGLALEFRDHETQGHTKRVVAWADQLAQDVGLDASMRKFLRWGAYLHDIGKLSIADHILRKPGKLTEEEWAIMKSHVTKGWEMLSRVPFLPQETLEVVRHHHENWDGTGYPDGLRGQDIPILARIFAVVDTFDALYSPRPYKRAWKPAEIIEELKRLKGKKLDPKLVDIFIQRITSPSGKEVLEVANPSRGIGVQLEGTTPPAQA from the coding sequence GTGGTTTCGGTTTTCTACCTGCCAGGTGGCTACCAGGTCTTCACCTTTCTCTTCATGATTCCCTGGGTTTGGCAGGATGGCTGGCGCAGTCTGCGCTGGGCGGTGCCGTTTATGGGTTTGCTCGTGCTGGCCCAGCATCTTTACGCAAGGGTCAGCCTAGAGCCGGAAAACCTACTCGTCACCCTGTTGCCCGGCTATGCGGCCATAGGGTTTATCGCCTGGTTGCGTGAGCGGGACTGGCGCAACAAGCGGGAGCTCGAGGAGTCCCTGCGCTACATGAACCTGCTCGAGGAGGGGAGCCTGAGCATCAGCATGGCCGCTGACCCTCTGGAGCTCACCGAGAACGCCATGACCGCCCTGCACAACCTCGGGATAGCCCCCCATCTGGCCTTTGTGCGCTTTCGCGAGGGCCGTCCGGTGGTGGTGAGCGCCCGGGGGGCTTTGGAGCGCTACCGGGGGCGGCATCTGCCCCAGCAGAAGCTCAGCAGCCTGGCCTCCCTGACCGATACCTTCGTCGTGGGCAACTACCTGGAGGGCATCCCCGAGAGCGTGGGCTGGTCCACCGCTGCGGTGCCGATTTCGGCCCGGCAGAAGCGGCCCTTGGGGGTGGTGATTCTGGCCCGCGAGGGCAGCAAGCCTTTCCAGCCCAAGGAGAAGGCCGCTGCCAACTCCCTGGCCCGGATCATGGGGGCTCAGCTCGGGCAGATGGAGGCCCTGAAGCAGCTCGAGGATGCCTACGACGGCACGCTGCGGGCCTTGGGGCTGGCCTTGGAGTTTCGCGACCACGAGACCCAGGGCCATACCAAGCGGGTGGTGGCCTGGGCCGACCAGCTCGCCCAGGATGTAGGGCTGGACGCTTCCATGCGCAAGTTCTTGCGCTGGGGGGCTTATTTGCACGATATTGGCAAGCTCTCCATCGCCGACCACATCCTGCGGAAGCCGGGCAAGCTGACCGAGGAGGAGTGGGCCATCATGAAGAGCCACGTCACCAAGGGCTGGGAGATGCTCTCGCGGGTGCCCTTTTTGCCGCAGGAGACCCTGGAGGTGGTGCGGCACCACCACGAGAACTGGGACGGCACCGGCTACCCCGATGGGCTCAGAGGCCAGGACATCCCCATTCTGGCCCGGATATTCGCGGTGGTGGATACCTTCGATGCCCTCTACAGCCCCCGCCCCTACAAAAGGGCCTGGAAGCCGGCCGAGATAATAGAGGAGCTCAAGCGGCTAAAGGGAAAGAAGCTCGACCCCAAACTGGTGGACATCTTCATCCAGCGCATCACCTCCCCCTCGGGTAAGGAGGTGCTGGAGGTGGCCAACCCCAGCCGCGGAATCGGGGTCCAGCTGGAAGGCACAACCCCCCCTGCGCAGGCGTAA
- a CDS encoding xanthine dehydrogenase small subunit, translating to MGAFGFWLNGQRVEIEGLDPHTTLLSWLRASGLTGSKEGCAEGECGACAVLLVRPDGQGARYEAANGCLLLLPTLAGQEVWTVEGLGRPEALHPVQAAMLQGGSQCGYCTPGFVVSMAAEYYRKGREGFDLEALSGNLCRCTGYRPIRDAALGLPKPSPDDPLARRLMEPAPAPAPLRCPGYLRPASLAEALQVLKDHPQARPLAGGTDFGVEVNQRFARAELIVDISALPELRGLQWEADFLELGAGLSLSELERGLGGRVPLLSEWFPLFASRLIRNRATLGGNLATASPIGDAAPVLLALGAQVVLVGAGGERTLPLEEFFTGYRRTALEPGELIRAVRIPLPLPPLARFYKVAKRPLDDISTVAAAFALWLEGGRVQGVRVALGGMAATPVRAYRTEAFLVGRPWDESTVRAAAEVLRGEFSPIDDHRGSAAYRRAVAGNLLWKFYAEAQGVLA from the coding sequence ATGGGCGCTTTCGGCTTTTGGCTCAACGGGCAGCGGGTAGAGATAGAAGGGCTGGACCCCCACACCACCCTGCTCTCCTGGCTGCGGGCCTCAGGCCTGACCGGCAGCAAGGAGGGCTGCGCCGAGGGGGAGTGCGGGGCCTGCGCGGTCTTGCTGGTCCGCCCCGATGGCCAGGGTGCCCGCTACGAGGCGGCGAACGGCTGCTTGCTGCTGCTGCCCACCCTGGCCGGCCAGGAGGTCTGGACGGTGGAGGGGCTTGGCCGTCCGGAAGCCCTCCACCCGGTGCAGGCGGCCATGCTCCAGGGGGGCTCGCAGTGCGGTTACTGCACCCCCGGCTTCGTAGTGAGCATGGCGGCCGAGTACTACCGCAAAGGGCGAGAGGGCTTTGACCTGGAGGCGCTTTCCGGCAACCTCTGCCGCTGCACCGGCTACCGGCCCATCAGGGATGCGGCCTTGGGCCTGCCAAAGCCCTCGCCGGACGACCCCCTGGCCCGCCGCCTCATGGAGCCTGCCCCGGCCCCGGCACCCCTCCGCTGCCCCGGCTACCTGCGCCCTGCCTCGCTGGCCGAGGCCCTCCAGGTGCTGAAGGACCACCCCCAGGCCAGGCCCCTAGCCGGGGGCACCGACTTTGGGGTGGAGGTCAACCAGCGCTTTGCCAGGGCGGAGCTGATTGTAGACATCAGCGCGCTGCCAGAGCTTAGGGGGTTGCAGTGGGAGGCGGACTTCCTCGAGCTGGGCGCCGGCCTCAGCCTCTCCGAGCTCGAGCGGGGCCTTGGGGGGCGGGTGCCCTTGCTTTCGGAATGGTTCCCCCTCTTTGCCTCGCGCCTCATCCGCAACCGGGCCACCCTGGGGGGCAACCTGGCCACCGCCTCCCCCATCGGCGATGCCGCCCCGGTGCTCCTGGCCCTGGGGGCCCAGGTGGTGCTGGTGGGGGCTGGGGGCGAGCGGACGCTGCCTTTGGAAGAGTTCTTTACGGGGTACCGGCGAACGGCTTTGGAACCGGGCGAGCTCATCCGGGCGGTGCGGATTCCCCTGCCCCTGCCCCCCCTGGCCCGGTTTTACAAGGTGGCCAAGCGGCCCCTGGACGATATCTCCACGGTGGCGGCGGCCTTTGCCCTGTGGCTGGAGGGCGGGCGGGTGCAGGGGGTGCGGGTGGCCCTGGGCGGTATGGCGGCCACCCCCGTGCGGGCTTACCGGACCGAGGCCTTCCTTGTGGGCAGGCCCTGGGACGAGAGCACCGTGCGGGCTGCTGCCGAGGTGCTTCGGGGCGAGTTCAGCCCCATCGACGACCACCGGGGCAGCGCCGCTTACCGGCGGGCTGTTGCCGGGAATCTGCTTTGGAAGTTCTATGCTGAAGCCCAGGGGGTGCTCGCATGA